A window of the Pseudomonadales bacterium genome harbors these coding sequences:
- the cysM gene encoding cysteine synthase CysM, which yields MNSIIQGNDSQRSPEDSDVAAFPTIESCIGNTPLVRLQRLGGERGNTILVKLEGNNPAGSVKDRPALNMINAAEQRGDIKPGDTLIEATSGNTGIALAMAAAIRGYRMVLIMPDHMSEERRAAMAAYGAELVLVTKDEGMEGARDLAAKMHDEGKGVVLDQFGNMDNPQAHYATTGPEIWQQTQGRITHFVSSMGTTGTIMGVSRYLKEQNPAIRIIGLQPQDGASIPGIRRWPQAYLPKIFNRDRVDEIIDISQIEAEQTMRALAEREGIFCGVSSGGAVSGALRISKQVENAVIVAIICDRGDRYLSTGVF from the coding sequence ATGAATTCAATAATTCAGGGTAATGATTCGCAGCGCAGTCCTGAAGATTCTGATGTGGCGGCTTTCCCAACGATTGAAAGCTGTATCGGTAATACGCCCCTGGTGCGTTTGCAGCGCTTGGGTGGTGAGAGAGGGAATACAATTTTAGTGAAACTGGAGGGAAATAATCCCGCCGGCTCAGTTAAAGATCGCCCCGCGTTAAATATGATTAATGCAGCAGAACAGCGGGGCGATATCAAACCCGGAGACACCCTGATAGAAGCCACCAGTGGTAATACCGGGATTGCCCTGGCGATGGCTGCTGCTATTAGAGGCTATCGTATGGTACTGATCATGCCAGACCATATGAGCGAGGAACGCCGAGCCGCCATGGCAGCCTATGGTGCCGAGTTGGTATTGGTAACCAAGGACGAGGGAATGGAAGGTGCCCGTGATCTGGCGGCAAAGATGCATGATGAGGGTAAGGGGGTCGTATTGGATCAGTTCGGCAATATGGATAACCCACAGGCGCACTACGCAACTACCGGCCCGGAAATATGGCAACAAACACAGGGCAGGATAACCCACTTTGTCAGCTCTATGGGTACTACGGGCACCATTATGGGGGTGTCGCGCTATTTGAAAGAACAAAATCCTGCCATTCGAATTATTGGTTTGCAACCTCAGGACGGTGCCAGTATTCCCGGTATCCGGCGTTGGCCGCAGGCTTATCTACCCAAAATATTTAATCGTGATCGCGTCGATGAAATAATAGATATATCACAAATCGAGGCAGAGCAAACAATGCGCGCACTGGCGGAGCGGGAAGGTATTTTTTGTGGCGTGTCATCAGGTGGGGCGGTATCGGGGGCGTTACGTATTTCAAAACAAGTTGAAAATGCGGTGATTGTGGCGATTATTTGCGATCGCGGTGATCGCTATCTGTCGACAGGGGTTTTTTAA
- the pdxJ gene encoding pyridoxine 5'-phosphate synthase gives MNDKNRVLLGVNIDHIATLRQARGTRYPDPIQAAIEAEEAGADGITVHLREDKRHIQDRDVILLNDILQTRMNLEMAATDEMVAFAVKINPAHCCLVPERREELTTEGGLDVASQEARVQAVTQQLNTQGIQVSLFIDPDPVQIEAAVRCGAAAIEIHTGHYADATNEQQRQIELSRISDGVAFALKQGLVVNAGHGLHYHNVEEIAAIPGINELNIGHAIIARAVFTGLKQAIWEMKQLILAAS, from the coding sequence ATGAACGACAAGAATAGAGTGTTACTGGGTGTCAATATTGATCATATCGCCACTTTGCGGCAAGCGCGTGGTACGCGTTATCCCGACCCGATTCAAGCCGCGATAGAGGCGGAGGAGGCGGGGGCTGATGGTATTACCGTACATTTGCGTGAGGACAAGCGGCATATCCAAGATAGAGACGTCATCCTGCTCAATGATATCCTGCAAACGCGGATGAATTTGGAAATGGCGGCGACTGATGAGATGGTTGCATTTGCAGTAAAGATCAATCCAGCGCATTGCTGTCTGGTGCCAGAACGCCGCGAGGAATTGACGACAGAAGGTGGTTTGGATGTGGCTTCACAGGAAGCGAGAGTGCAAGCGGTGACGCAACAGTTGAATACTCAGGGAATACAGGTATCGCTTTTTATCGACCCGGATCCCGTACAAATTGAGGCAGCAGTGCGCTGTGGCGCCGCCGCCATAGAAATCCATACTGGGCATTATGCGGATGCAACCAATGAACAACAACGGCAGATAGAGCTGAGTCGAATCTCCGATGGTGTTGCGTTTGCTCTAAAGCAAGGTTTAGTGGTGAACGCTGGGCATGGCCTGCATTATCATAACGTTGAGGAAATAGCCGCCATACCCGGCATTAACGAACTCAATATCGGTCATGCTATTATTGCCCGCGCGGTTTTTACTGGGCTAAAGCAAGCGATTTGGGAGATGAAACAGCTGATTCTGGCAGCGAGTTAA
- a CDS encoding response regulator encodes MNTSKTPAILIGLTLLIVINISGAMLLKKTLTQANEIDHNLAAQAEQIGRSIAIAWQYRQLDRNQEQRNRFVQQLLTIERVEATLFIDADGQTIARSGANIPHALVDTFKQTETYSVRQNNLLYLSQPITEPDYGSGGLTDVAVPRGYIILGLNTTSTDHLRELLCSYAIGGAVLLGCINLILFIFTIGYFRRLSIYRNAPPEIQQQYAKGYRQLKHSIAMQQQAIDQARQEALKISEIKSQFIANMSHEIRTPLNAIIGFTDLLLKSPLDARQMDFLSTIKKSSLGLLQIINDILDFSKIEAGKVALDEIALDLREIIEDVLTVLAPSAHEKQLELVAIYAPNLPNQLLADPLRLKQILTNLVSNAIKFTRKGSIAIRLGMEEKTGDTAIFKISVTDTGIGIAKEKQQKLFQVFSQADTTTTRQFGGSGLGLVIAKQLTEQMNGEIGVNSQLNHGANFWFTFHAKITQNLSKTGNFNALVGRRIALYDSHPLVRMSLSQLLKEWQIDVVTTGNLEELEAIIESSAETTAFDVAIISLNFSALNKQDYCSLANQLDTKYQCPTLLLNYTVEANTAPSGLVGGETKMLSKPIRYQELYQALMQLTNTHEQTASNAPQPQENETVQFDRPPKVLVVDDNPANLQLVSSLLGDIGSTVTEADGGLQALEQLKVHSFDLIFMDIQMPGMDGVEVTRLIRRKPSLYRDIPIIALTAHALASEKSELLRNGMDDYLSKPVTEQQLVDTILQWTDINLVKVQQPCPNNTPPPPTQPFELPVDHELEATTPIVDLPLAIKLAGDKEELAKELFQMLLNNLDKELSDITQTLQKKDFKNLLFQVHRLHGAARYCGVPALRDAAEGAEIALKQQRTDEIDQLISRIIFESEQIKLWAKSNPWANSANSNP; translated from the coding sequence ATGAACACGAGTAAAACGCCCGCTATTCTGATCGGTTTGACGCTATTGATTGTCATCAATATCAGCGGGGCGATGCTATTGAAAAAAACCCTCACACAGGCAAATGAGATTGACCACAACTTAGCCGCACAGGCTGAGCAGATTGGCCGTAGCATAGCCATTGCATGGCAATATCGACAACTTGACCGGAACCAAGAGCAGCGTAACCGGTTCGTGCAACAGCTTTTAACTATCGAACGGGTTGAAGCAACTTTATTTATTGATGCCGACGGCCAAACGATCGCCCGTTCAGGTGCCAACATTCCGCATGCACTCGTCGATACGTTTAAACAAACCGAGACCTATAGTGTTCGCCAGAATAATCTGCTCTATCTGTCACAGCCCATCACCGAACCAGATTACGGTTCAGGTGGTTTGACTGACGTCGCGGTGCCCCGAGGCTACATTATCCTCGGCTTAAACACTACGAGCACTGACCACCTGCGCGAACTGCTGTGCAGCTACGCCATTGGCGGTGCAGTATTGCTGGGATGTATCAATCTCATCCTTTTTATCTTCACCATTGGCTACTTTCGACGGCTAAGCATCTACCGCAATGCGCCTCCGGAAATACAGCAGCAATACGCCAAGGGCTATCGCCAATTAAAACACTCCATTGCAATGCAACAGCAAGCAATTGATCAGGCCCGTCAGGAGGCACTAAAAATAAGTGAAATAAAATCGCAATTTATCGCCAATATGAGCCATGAAATCCGCACACCACTCAACGCTATTATCGGCTTTACGGATTTACTTTTAAAATCACCGCTCGATGCTCGACAAATGGACTTTCTATCCACCATTAAAAAATCCTCTCTTGGACTGCTGCAAATCATTAATGACATTCTCGATTTTTCTAAAATTGAAGCGGGCAAGGTCGCCTTGGATGAAATTGCGCTTGATTTAAGAGAAATTATCGAAGATGTGCTAACCGTGTTAGCGCCCTCCGCCCATGAAAAGCAACTTGAATTAGTGGCAATTTATGCACCCAACCTACCCAATCAACTGCTCGCCGACCCGTTGCGTCTTAAACAAATTCTGACCAACCTAGTGAGTAATGCTATTAAGTTTACCCGCAAGGGCAGTATTGCCATACGTCTTGGGATGGAAGAAAAAACCGGTGATACCGCAATTTTTAAAATTAGCGTTACGGACACCGGCATCGGAATCGCCAAAGAAAAACAACAAAAATTATTTCAAGTCTTTAGCCAAGCTGACACCACCACGACACGGCAATTCGGTGGCTCCGGGCTTGGCTTAGTGATTGCGAAGCAACTGACAGAACAGATGAACGGGGAAATTGGCGTTAACAGCCAGCTAAATCATGGCGCTAATTTCTGGTTTACCTTCCATGCAAAAATTACTCAAAACCTCTCCAAAACAGGTAATTTTAATGCCTTGGTCGGTCGCCGTATTGCCCTTTACGATAGCCATCCACTGGTTCGAATGTCTTTATCTCAATTGCTGAAAGAATGGCAAATCGATGTCGTAACCACCGGAAACCTAGAAGAGCTAGAAGCGATAATAGAAAGCTCAGCTGAGACCACCGCCTTTGACGTCGCAATAATCAGCTTAAACTTCTCAGCTCTTAACAAACAGGATTACTGTTCGCTAGCCAATCAACTAGACACAAAATACCAGTGTCCTACTCTGTTGCTAAATTACACGGTAGAGGCCAACACCGCCCCAAGTGGACTGGTGGGCGGCGAGACGAAGATGCTATCAAAACCAATACGCTATCAGGAACTTTACCAAGCCTTAATGCAGCTCACGAACACGCATGAGCAGACCGCAAGCAACGCTCCACAGCCGCAGGAAAATGAGACCGTTCAATTTGACCGCCCTCCCAAAGTGCTGGTGGTCGATGATAATCCTGCAAATTTACAACTGGTTAGTTCGCTGTTGGGTGATATAGGTTCAACTGTTACTGAAGCCGACGGTGGTCTGCAGGCACTTGAGCAGTTAAAAGTCCACTCTTTTGACCTTATTTTTATGGATATTCAAATGCCCGGCATGGATGGCGTCGAAGTCACTCGCTTGATTCGGAGAAAGCCCAGCCTCTATCGTGATATCCCCATTATTGCCCTCACTGCACATGCCTTGGCTTCCGAAAAAAGTGAGCTGTTGCGTAACGGCATGGATGACTATCTGAGCAAACCGGTGACAGAACAACAATTGGTCGATACCATTTTGCAATGGACAGATATCAACCTCGTCAAAGTCCAACAACCATGCCCAAACAACACTCCGCCACCACCAACACAACCTTTCGAGTTACCCGTAGACCATGAGCTCGAAGCAACCACACCTATCGTTGATCTACCACTGGCTATCAAACTGGCGGGTGATAAAGAGGAGCTGGCGAAGGAACTATTTCAAATGCTGCTCAATAACCTGGACAAAGAGCTGAGCGATATTACCCAAACACTGCAAAAGAAAGATTTCAAAAATCTGTTATTTCAGGTGCATCGGTTACATGGTGCGGCGCGTTATTGCGGTGTACCCGCACTGCGAGATGCTGCAGAAGGCGCTGAAATAGCTCTGAAGCAACAGCGAACCGATGAAATTGATCAGCTCATCAGCCGCATAATATTTGAAAGTGAACAAATCAAGCTATGGGCAAAAAGCAATCCTTGGGCCAACTCTGCTAACTCTAATCCTTGA
- the rlmD gene encoding 23S rRNA (uracil(1939)-C(5))-methyltransferase RlmD encodes MAKRGKKQRVFEQVELQVEGLAHDGRGMAKREGKLVFVEGALPQEIVRAQVRSKRSRFDEAITLEVIKASPLRLEPQCEHAQFCGGCSLQYMQTDTQLGLKQSVLLEQLQHFGGIVPQKIIPAMRGGLYHYRRKARLGVRYVEKRDQVLVGFREKRTHFITDIKTCQILDSRIGNKIQLLCELIRSLAAYRTIPQIEVAIGDDQVALVFRHMESLTPNDVKALTDFGLQQDIEIYLQPGATDSVHKIWPAETEERLSYRLTDYQLEMRFHPMDFTQVNADINRSMVKQAVTCLDPKPGERVLDLFCGLGNFTLPLARSGATVVGVEGSAEMVARGCENAQHNGLGNVEFYAADLTQDLSQQPWGKLGFDKVLIDPPRSGALEIVRAMVRWQPVRIVYVSCNPATLARDAGELKQQGYELVKAGILDMFPQTKHVESIAVFERNTNGQTAPKLHAGAA; translated from the coding sequence GTGGCGAAGCGAGGAAAAAAGCAGAGAGTCTTTGAACAGGTCGAATTACAGGTCGAAGGATTAGCCCATGATGGCCGTGGTATGGCTAAACGTGAGGGTAAGCTGGTTTTTGTCGAAGGGGCTCTACCCCAAGAAATTGTAAGGGCTCAGGTAAGAAGTAAGCGTAGTCGGTTCGATGAAGCCATAACACTTGAGGTGATAAAGGCGTCGCCACTGCGGTTAGAACCTCAGTGCGAACATGCGCAGTTTTGCGGTGGTTGCAGCCTGCAGTACATGCAGACTGATACGCAGCTGGGATTAAAGCAATCTGTTCTGTTGGAACAGCTTCAGCATTTTGGAGGGATAGTACCGCAAAAAATTATACCCGCGATGCGAGGTGGCCTCTATCATTATCGCCGTAAGGCGCGTCTCGGCGTTCGTTATGTAGAGAAGCGTGACCAGGTATTGGTTGGTTTTCGTGAGAAGCGCACTCACTTTATCACCGATATCAAGACGTGCCAGATTTTGGATTCACGCATTGGTAACAAAATTCAACTATTGTGCGAACTGATTCGTTCGTTGGCAGCCTACCGAACCATTCCGCAAATTGAAGTCGCGATTGGTGATGATCAGGTCGCGCTGGTTTTTCGGCATATGGAAAGTCTCACGCCCAATGATGTGAAGGCCTTGACTGATTTCGGCTTGCAGCAAGATATTGAGATTTACTTGCAACCCGGCGCGACGGATTCAGTCCATAAAATATGGCCAGCAGAGACGGAGGAGCGGCTCAGTTACCGGCTTACGGACTATCAGTTGGAAATGCGCTTTCATCCGATGGATTTTACGCAGGTCAATGCTGATATAAATCGCAGTATGGTTAAACAGGCAGTGACCTGCCTCGATCCTAAGCCCGGTGAGCGTGTGTTAGACTTGTTTTGCGGGCTAGGAAATTTTACGCTTCCTTTGGCGCGCTCAGGTGCAACAGTCGTGGGTGTCGAAGGTAGTGCTGAGATGGTCGCAAGAGGTTGTGAAAATGCACAGCATAATGGCCTGGGAAATGTTGAATTTTATGCGGCTGACTTGACCCAGGACCTTAGTCAGCAACCCTGGGGCAAACTAGGTTTTGATAAGGTTCTGATTGACCCGCCGCGCTCCGGTGCGTTGGAAATAGTGCGGGCAATGGTGCGATGGCAGCCTGTTCGTATAGTTTATGTATCATGCAATCCGGCAACCTTGGCGCGGGATGCGGGAGAACTAAAGCAGCAAGGCTATGAGTTAGTGAAGGCGGGAATTTTAGATATGTTTCCGCAAACGAAACATGTGGAATCTATCGCGGTATTTGAACGTAACACGAATGGACAAACTGCGCCCAAATTGCATGCGGGCGCTGCCTGA
- the relA gene encoding GTP diphosphokinase, with translation MVQVRERHPVAADGSINLEAWLDRLQADLNLPDIDAVRRACHLAQQAALKPGSPSRDADFDNDCFFAGLEMAEILADLKLDQDTLITAILYRAVREGKLGLDLVETQFGAIVAKLIMGVQQMAAISAVQQPTTGAVLGDSQRQIDNIRKMLVALVDDVRVALIKLAERTWAIRAVKNAPQERKQKVAREVFDIYAPLAHRLGIGHIKWELEDVAFRYLSPDEYKRIAKLLDERRLDRERYIADMVSLLQNRLQEQHIDAVVTGRVKHIYSIWRKMQRKQIDFDQVHDIRAVRVLVPHLRDCYTSLGIVHDLWRHIPKEFDDYIATPKRNGYRSLHTAVIGPEGRTLEVQIRTHEMHEEAEYGVCSHWRYKGTDSAKSERSYEEKIEWLRQVLHWHEEVGDLGSLADELQSDIETNRIYVFTPAGHVIDLARGATPVDFAYRVHTEVGNHCRGAKVNGRIVPLNYQLKTGEQVEILTAKNIVPSRDWLNQALGYVFVGRTRTKIQHWFKLQDRDKNVAAGRSILEKELKRLALDTVDLKTLAPAMNYKTPDDMFAALGAGDLRLGQIVNAAQEQIEPAPQQDELNLKMPSGTTIVNPRNSLEFKGVGNLLSSIANCCKPVPGDECVGYITQGRGISIHRSDCKNVQRMQNDEPDRIIDVQWSSKAAGQYPVDILIRAFDRAGLLRDVTAILANEAVNVTSMNSETDDVNNLVDLRLTLEVSNLEVLGKVLSKINQLPNIIEVKRYKQGG, from the coding sequence ATGGTTCAAGTTAGGGAAAGGCATCCGGTTGCAGCAGACGGCTCCATCAATTTAGAAGCCTGGTTGGATAGACTGCAAGCGGATTTGAATTTACCGGATATTGATGCAGTGCGTCGGGCCTGTCACCTCGCACAGCAGGCGGCGCTTAAGCCCGGTAGTCCCTCTCGGGATGCCGACTTTGATAATGACTGCTTTTTTGCCGGATTGGAAATGGCTGAAATACTGGCTGACCTGAAGTTGGATCAAGATACCTTGATTACGGCCATTCTTTATCGTGCTGTGCGGGAAGGAAAGCTTGGCTTAGATCTGGTTGAAACACAGTTCGGCGCTATTGTCGCAAAGCTGATTATGGGTGTGCAGCAGATGGCGGCGATTTCGGCTGTACAACAGCCGACAACGGGTGCAGTACTCGGTGATTCCCAGCGTCAGATTGATAATATTCGTAAAATGCTGGTTGCGCTGGTAGATGATGTGCGGGTCGCGCTAATTAAATTAGCCGAGCGAACCTGGGCCATCAGAGCGGTTAAAAATGCGCCGCAAGAAAGAAAACAAAAAGTCGCCAGAGAAGTTTTTGATATCTATGCGCCGCTCGCGCATCGTCTTGGTATTGGCCATATTAAGTGGGAATTGGAGGACGTGGCGTTTCGTTATCTTTCTCCAGACGAGTATAAACGGATCGCCAAACTGTTGGACGAACGGCGTCTGGATCGCGAGCGTTATATCGCCGACATGGTCAGCTTGCTACAAAATCGCTTGCAGGAACAACATATAGACGCGGTTGTCACCGGTCGGGTTAAGCACATCTATAGCATCTGGCGTAAGATGCAGCGCAAACAAATTGATTTCGACCAAGTACACGATATTCGCGCAGTGCGAGTTTTGGTGCCGCATCTTAGAGACTGCTATACCTCATTAGGCATAGTGCATGATTTGTGGCGGCATATTCCGAAGGAATTTGATGATTATATAGCGACGCCAAAACGCAACGGCTATCGCTCCCTGCACACCGCTGTGATCGGCCCGGAAGGGCGCACGCTGGAAGTCCAGATTCGAACCCACGAAATGCATGAAGAAGCGGAATACGGGGTTTGTTCCCACTGGCGTTATAAAGGTACAGATAGCGCCAAGTCTGAACGTAGCTATGAAGAAAAAATCGAGTGGTTACGACAAGTATTGCATTGGCATGAAGAGGTGGGCGATCTAGGTTCGCTTGCCGATGAGCTGCAATCGGATATCGAGACAAATCGTATCTATGTATTTACTCCGGCTGGACATGTCATTGATTTGGCACGTGGCGCGACCCCCGTGGATTTTGCTTATCGGGTACACACAGAGGTTGGTAATCATTGTCGTGGTGCGAAAGTCAACGGGCGTATTGTTCCTCTCAATTACCAGTTAAAAACTGGGGAGCAGGTCGAAATACTGACGGCAAAAAATATAGTTCCCAGCAGAGATTGGCTGAATCAGGCTTTGGGTTATGTGTTTGTTGGTCGTACCCGCACTAAAATCCAGCATTGGTTTAAGCTGCAGGACAGAGATAAAAATGTTGCCGCAGGGCGCAGCATTCTTGAAAAAGAGCTGAAGCGATTGGCGCTAGATACGGTGGATCTAAAAACACTGGCACCGGCGATGAACTATAAAACGCCGGATGACATGTTTGCGGCACTCGGAGCAGGTGATTTGCGGCTGGGTCAGATCGTCAATGCCGCGCAAGAACAAATTGAGCCAGCACCTCAACAAGATGAACTTAACCTCAAGATGCCCTCAGGTACGACCATCGTTAACCCGCGCAATAGTCTTGAATTTAAAGGCGTGGGTAATTTGCTATCCAGCATTGCCAACTGCTGTAAACCGGTACCTGGAGATGAATGCGTAGGTTACATTACTCAGGGTCGCGGTATTTCAATCCATCGCAGCGACTGTAAAAATGTGCAACGTATGCAAAATGATGAGCCTGACCGAATTATTGATGTACAGTGGAGTAGTAAAGCGGCGGGTCAATATCCGGTCGATATATTGATTCGCGCCTTTGATCGAGCGGGTTTGTTGCGTGATGTGACGGCGATACTTGCCAATGAGGCCGTGAATGTAACCTCAATGAATAGTGAAACCGATGACGTAAACAACCTGGTGGATCTACGTTTGACTTTGGAAGTCTCAAATCTTGAGGTGCTGGGTAAAGTCCTCAGTAAGATTAATCAACTACCCAACATCATAGAAGTTAAACGTTATAAACAGGGTGGTTAA
- a CDS encoding TonB-dependent receptor has product MVVHTKRALVLAMSVVSAATLSSLTSAAVLEEVVVTAQKREQNLQDVSVAVTAFSGNALRELNMTNSVDIAGQTPGLNIGTPVGEGNNPSITLRGVGLNDFNDNNEGPIAVYRDEIYQSAMPGLTFQLFDMERVEVLRGPQGTLYGRNATGGLVHFISKKPTKEMEGYLDLSLAEYNQVKFEGAIGGSLTDAIQGRVSIATNDHDGYVDNRIGPDANEANSFAYRVQLNFDLSENFSALLNVHGGETDTVAPKYQHEPTDFDGDGAADPTDLYGYADSDGDPFEGDYDRKGVLDIESDGVSLQLNWAGENVKFVSITGIENVDKIHQEDTDMGPFAAIEPTFKADLEQFSQEFRFSGETENMNWVAGVYYFESEADNSLYLEINNPDGFVDFLENLPEADGGFEGGLGALAGYMPGADPGALIPFLTYDVGYEQETESLGAFGQVEYNLADNLTLIVGLRYTTEERDFDYGNAFGDRDSNGVIDNADGVLTNFLQELSTLDMFPPSWFAFKGDIDNSNVSGKIGLDFRPTDDTLVFVSYSKGFKSGGFNGGFLDLTDGILPENTPYDEEILNSYEIGIKTTLADGALRFNATAFYYDYQDYQALTFSGLSQFINNSDAEVMGLDLEMVWLPNDSWDISLGASFLDTEVDEVLVQGASFKGTEMVLAPEFSFNGLVRFQATEALSIQVDFNHQGEHYFDITNSDISKEDSYTVFNARIGYKVSDNLTLAAYVKNLADEEYRVYTFDFTGPAGFNQQFYAPPRWWGVNVNYSF; this is encoded by the coding sequence ATGGTGGTGCATACTAAAAGAGCGCTTGTATTAGCAATGTCAGTGGTATCAGCTGCGACATTGAGTTCATTGACTTCAGCCGCCGTGCTGGAAGAAGTGGTCGTTACAGCACAAAAACGAGAACAAAACCTTCAGGATGTCAGCGTCGCGGTTACCGCTTTTTCAGGAAACGCTTTACGTGAACTGAATATGACTAACAGCGTCGATATCGCCGGGCAAACACCTGGCCTCAATATCGGCACCCCCGTCGGCGAAGGCAACAACCCATCTATCACATTACGCGGTGTTGGTCTCAATGACTTCAACGACAACAATGAAGGCCCTATCGCCGTTTATCGCGATGAAATCTATCAATCTGCGATGCCGGGCTTGACCTTCCAACTGTTCGATATGGAACGTGTGGAAGTGCTGCGCGGCCCTCAGGGTACGCTCTATGGCCGTAACGCAACGGGTGGATTAGTACATTTCATTTCTAAGAAGCCGACCAAAGAAATGGAAGGTTATCTGGATTTAAGCTTGGCTGAATATAACCAAGTTAAATTTGAAGGCGCTATTGGCGGTAGTTTAACAGACGCAATCCAAGGCCGCGTATCGATCGCGACCAACGATCACGATGGTTATGTTGATAACCGCATCGGACCGGATGCCAATGAAGCAAACAGTTTTGCTTATCGTGTACAGTTGAATTTTGATCTGAGTGAAAACTTTAGTGCGTTGCTGAATGTGCATGGTGGTGAAACAGATACCGTTGCACCTAAATACCAACATGAACCAACCGACTTTGACGGTGACGGCGCAGCAGACCCTACCGATTTATATGGGTATGCAGACTCTGACGGCGATCCCTTTGAAGGTGACTATGACCGTAAAGGCGTTCTGGATATTGAAAGCGATGGTGTTTCACTGCAATTAAACTGGGCTGGCGAGAATGTTAAATTTGTATCTATCACAGGTATAGAAAATGTAGACAAAATACACCAGGAAGATACTGACATGGGTCCATTCGCAGCAATTGAGCCAACTTTTAAAGCGGACCTCGAACAGTTCAGCCAAGAATTCAGATTTAGCGGCGAAACGGAAAACATGAACTGGGTCGCTGGCGTCTACTATTTTGAGTCGGAAGCAGATAATTCACTTTACCTGGAAATCAATAACCCGGATGGGTTTGTCGACTTTTTGGAAAACTTACCAGAAGCAGATGGCGGATTCGAAGGCGGGTTAGGAGCTCTGGCTGGCTATATGCCGGGAGCAGACCCTGGTGCGCTCATTCCTTTCCTAACTTACGACGTTGGCTATGAGCAGGAAACCGAGTCACTAGGGGCATTTGGTCAGGTTGAATACAATTTAGCCGATAACTTAACCCTGATTGTGGGTTTACGTTATACCACTGAAGAACGCGACTTCGACTACGGAAACGCTTTCGGTGACAGAGATAGTAACGGCGTTATCGATAATGCAGATGGCGTGTTAACTAATTTCCTACAGGAATTAAGCACTCTGGATATGTTCCCGCCCAGTTGGTTTGCCTTTAAAGGAGATATTGATAACAGCAACGTATCTGGAAAAATAGGCCTCGACTTCAGACCTACCGACGATACATTGGTCTTTGTCAGTTATTCAAAAGGGTTTAAGAGTGGCGGATTTAATGGTGGTTTCTTGGATTTAACAGATGGTATCCTTCCAGAGAACACACCCTATGACGAAGAGATTCTAAATTCTTATGAAATCGGCATCAAGACTACATTGGCCGACGGGGCTTTACGCTTTAATGCTACGGCATTTTATTACGACTACCAAGATTACCAAGCTCTCACTTTTTCAGGGTTAAGTCAGTTTATTAATAACTCTGATGCCGAAGTTATGGGTTTGGATCTTGAAATGGTGTGGCTACCCAACGATAGCTGGGATATTAGCCTTGGTGCCAGCTTCCTAGACACAGAAGTTGACGAAGTCCTTGTGCAAGGAGCCAGTTTTAAAGGAACTGAAATGGTGCTAGCACCTGAATTCTCCTTTAATGGCCTAGTGCGTTTCCAAGCTACTGAAGCACTATCAATTCAGGTGGACTTTAACCATCAGGGCGAACACTACTTTGATATTACCAACAGTGATATTTCCAAAGAGGACTCCTATACCGTGTTCAACGCGCGCATTGGCTATAAGGTATCCGACAACCTTACCTTGGCCGCCTACGTGAAGAATCTGGCGGATGAGGAGTATCGTGTCTACACCTTTGACTTCACCGGTCCTGCTGGCTTTAACCAGCAGTTCTATGCGCCACCACGCTGGTGGGGTGTGAACGTCAACTATAGTTTCTAA